A genomic region of Mus musculus strain C57BL/6J chromosome 7, GRCm38.p6 C57BL/6J contains the following coding sequences:
- the Olfr484 gene encoding olfactory receptor 484 — protein MAFLHNGNHTAVTEFILLGLTDDPVLRIVLFTIILCIYLVTVSGNLSTILLIRVSSQLHHPMYFFLSHLASADIGYSSSVTPNMLVNFLVKQNTISYIGCSIQFGSAAFFGGLECFLLAVMAYDRFVAICNPLLYSTKMSTQVCVQLVVGSYIGGFLNASFATVSFLFLFFCGPNIINHFFCDFAPLIELSCSDVRISVLVTSFSAGTVTMLTVLVIAISYTYILITILKMRSTEGRHKAFSTCTSHLTAVSLFYGTITFIYVMPKSRYSTDQNKVVSVFYMVVIPMLNPLIYSLRNNEIKGALRRHLGKKIFSQSNILFY, from the coding sequence ATGGCTTTCCTGCACAATGGGAACCACACTGCAGTGACAGAGTTCATTTTATTGGGACTAACAGATGACCCAGTCCTTAGAATTGTCCTCTTCACCATCATCCTGTGCATCTACCTGGTTACTGTGTCTGGGAACCTCAGCACCATCCTTCTCATCAGAGTCTCTTCCCAGCTCCATCACCCCATGTACTTTTTTCTCAGCCACTTGGCTTCTGCTGACATAGGCTACTCATCTTCTGTCACACCCAATATGCTTGTCAACTTCCTTGTAAAGCAAAATACCATCTCCTACATTGGATGTTCTATACAATTTGGCTCAGCTGCTTTCTTTGGAGGACTTGAATGCTTCCTTCTGGCTGTCATGGCTTATGATCGCTTTGTAGCGATCTGCAACCCACTGCTCTATTCAACTAAAATGTCCACACAAGTCTGTGTCCAGTTGGTTGTAGGATCTTATATAGGAGGTTTTCTTAATGCCTCCTTTGccacagtttcttttttattcttgttCTTCTGTGGACCAAACATAATCAATCACTTTTTCTGTGATTTTGCTCCTTTGATTGAGCTCTCCTGTTCTGATGTCAGGATCTCTGTACTTGTTACCTCATTTTCTGCTGGCACAGTTACTATGCTAACAGTGTTGGTCATAGCCATTTCTTACACCTATATCCTCATCACCATCCTGAAGATGCGCTCCACTGAGGGTCGACACAAAGCCTTCTCCACCTGCACTTCCCATCTCACTGCAGTGTCTCTGTTCTATGGAACCATTACATTCATTTACGTGATGCCCAAGTCAAGATACTCCACAGACCAAAATAAGGTGGTGTCTGTGTTCTATATGGTGGTAATCCCCATGTTGAACCCCCTCATCTACAGCCTCAGGAATAATGAGATTAAGGGGGCTCTGAGGAGACATCTtggtaagaaaatattttctcagagcaatatattgttttattaa